In Strigops habroptila isolate Jane chromosome 6, bStrHab1.2.pri, whole genome shotgun sequence, a single genomic region encodes these proteins:
- the RPS12 gene encoding 40S ribosomal protein S12: MAEEGITAGGVMDVNTALQEVLKTALIHDGLARGIREAAKALDKRQAHLCVLASNCDEPTYVKLVEALCAEHQINLIKVDDNKKLGEWVGLCKIDREGKPRKVVGCSCVVVKDYGKESQAKDVIEEYFKCKK, translated from the exons ATGGCCGAGGAAGG CATTACTGCTGGAGGTGTAATGGATGTTAACACTGCCCTGCAAGAAGTGCTGAAGACCGCACTTATCCATGATGGCCTAGCTCGTGGTATTCGTGAAGCAGCCAAAGCCTTGGACAA ACGCCAAGCCCATCTTTGTGTTCTGGCTTCAAATTGTGACGAACCCACATATGTAAAATTAGTTGAAGCACTTTGTGCAGAACATCAGATCAACTTAATAAAG GTTGATGACAACAAGAAACTGGGTGAATGGGTAGGTCTCTGCAAGATcgacagagaaggaaaacctcGCAAAGTAGTGGGCTGCAGTTGTGTCGTTGTCAAA GACTATGGCAAGGAATCTCAGGCCAAGGATGTCATCGAAGAGTACTTCAAGTGCaagaaatga